A genomic segment from Gorilla gorilla gorilla isolate KB3781 chromosome 3, NHGRI_mGorGor1-v2.1_pri, whole genome shotgun sequence encodes:
- the LOC101133388 gene encoding C-X-C motif chemokine 3 translates to MAHATLSAAPSDPRLLRVALLLLLLVAAGRCAAGAPLATELRCQCLQTLQGIHLKNIQSVKVKSPGPHCAQTEVIATLKNGQKACLNPASPMVQKIIEKILNKGSTN, encoded by the exons ATGGCCCACGCCACGCTCTCCGCAGCCCCCAGCGATCCCCGGCTCCTGCGGGTGGCGCTGCTGCTCCTGCTTCTGGTGGCCGCCGGCCGGTGCGCAGCAG GAGCGCCCCTGGCCACTGAACTGCGCTGCCAGTGCTTGCAGACCCTGCAGGGAATTCACCTCAAGAACATCCAAAGTGTGAAGGTGAAGTCCCCAGGACCCCACTGCGCCCAAACCGAAGTCAT AGCCACACTCAAGAATGGGCAGAAAGCTTGTCTCAACCCCGCATCCCCCATGGTTCAGAAAATCATCGAAAAGATACTGAACAA GGGGAGCACCAACTGA